CCCGCACCCGGGCCTACCGCGACACCCACCTGGCCCGGAACTGGACGAAGAAGGACGTCTACCGCTCCCTCAAGCGCGCCGTCGCCCGCGAGATCTACCAGGCCCTGATCGGCCGGAGCACCGTCCCCGACTACAGCGACCTACGCCCCGCCCGGCACGCCAAGAACCTCACCCTGGCCGCCGCCGCCGCCACCGACCTGCACGTCTGGCCCACCGCCATCTCCCAGATCGAACGCGGCAAACGACGCGACGACCAGCTCGCCCAGGCCTACCGCGAATGGCTCAACGCCGCTTGACACCAATAGGAGCATCTTTGCCGCTGTGAACGCGTAGCGTCCGACCATGCCGCCAGGAGGACGCTAGCCTCCGGCCCGTCCGACATTGCCGCGCCGAGGACGGCTGGTGCTTTGACTGACCGTCATCCCGACGGTCGACGCGCATTCGCCCACACGTCAGTCCCTGACGACCTTCCACATACCGAGCATCTCCTGCTCTCCCCACCCCAGCTTCCGATAGAGCGTCTCTGCGGCCGGTGTGGCAAAGAGGCCGACAAAACAGTGGCCCGGCGCCTGCTGCCTGATCTGGTCCACGAGCTCGTCCACGATGGTCCGTCCTACCCCGCAGCCTTGATAGTCCGGATGCACCACCACGTCCTGGATGTAGAAGTAGAAGGCACCGTCTCCCACCACCCGCCCCATCCCCACGAGCTCACCGCCGTCCTGATGGACCACCACACCGCAGGTAGAGCCGGCCAAGGACGCGGGCATCGCCTCCCACCAGAAGGCGTCGGCCCAGCCGACGGACTCAGACAATCGACGGTGCTCCTCGACGGTGGGCTTGCGCCGCGCGACGGTGTAGGACATGAGGCCAGAATCTAGCTGCTCCTCTACCTCATCCTGGGTCCAGGCGCGACCGGCGGCGAGCGTGTTGTCACCGGGTGGTGCACTCTTCTGCCGCGCCTCGGGCGGTCATAGTTGGAGATGGATTCGCAACGCTTCGTCGACCGCAGCCATGAGGCGGGGCGGCACCCGGCCTACTGCAGGCCCGACCCTTTCGACTGCGACCGAGCGCACCTGCTCCGCCTGGGCCTTGGAGTCCACCCGCAGTCCTGTCTCGTCAGCTGGCAGCAACACCTGGAACGGGAAGACCCGCTCCACGTTGCTGGTCACGGGCAGGACGGTGACGACTCCACGACCGAGTCGTTGAGCCATGGTGTTCGCCCGGTCATTGCTGACAAGCACCGCGGGACGCCGCTTGTTGGCCTCGCTACCGCGAACTGGATCCAGATCGACGAGAAGGATCTCACCGCGCAGCATCGGTTAGCCCGTCCGAGGACGCTGATGCCCAGGCGTCCTCGTCCCCAACGACGGCCCACTCCTCCCAGGCGGCGGCATAGGCCGCCTCCAGCTGCGGGTCTTGTAGGCGGCGGATGGCCTGCTGGACGGCAGCGGACCTCGACTCGAGGCCAGCTTCTTCGACGTATCGGTCGAGGGCCGCGAGGTCTTCCTCGCTCAGACTCACGCTCACCTTCATACATCGATACTACCCGGGTAAGATGATGATTGCTACCTCAGTAGCAGCATCCGGACATGCCGCACTCAGTGCACCCGTCCGACGGGCTCGGGATCAGTCGGTGGTGAGGCGTGGCAGGTCTGGGTTGGTGCGCGCTCGCGTGTCTTCGACCCCATGCCCATTCAGGTCCTCGAGCACCTCTTGGACCCGCCGCTCATGTACTTGCGCTCTCGCCGCAGCGACCACGTCCTCGGCCACCTCCTCTGCCCGGGCCAGCCACTCCCGTAGCGCTCCAGCATGTGAGTTCGTGGACTCGGCGATCTCCTGCATGCGAGCCACAACCCGATGGTCTTCTGCCACCTCGCTGCGTCGCGCCGGCTCGAGCCGCTCATGCAACCTCGCCAACGCCATCAGGTGCAGGACCAACTCGT
This genomic window from Serinicoccus chungangensis contains:
- a CDS encoding GNAT family N-acetyltransferase, yielding MSYTVARRKPTVEEHRRLSESVGWADAFWWEAMPASLAGSTCGVVVHQDGGELVGMGRVVGDGAFYFYIQDVVVHPDYQGCGVGRTIVDELVDQIRQQAPGHCFVGLFATPAAETLYRKLGWGEQEMLGMWKVVRD
- a CDS encoding type II toxin-antitoxin system PemK/MazF family toxin yields the protein MLRGEILLVDLDPVRGSEANKRRPAVLVSNDRANTMAQRLGRGVVTVLPVTSNVERVFPFQVLLPADETGLRVDSKAQAEQVRSVAVERVGPAVGRVPPRLMAAVDEALRIHLQL
- a CDS encoding ribbon-helix-helix domain-containing protein, producing the protein MKVSVSLSEEDLAALDRYVEEAGLESRSAAVQQAIRRLQDPQLEAAYAAAWEEWAVVGDEDAWASASSDGLTDAAR